Proteins encoded in a region of the Podarcis muralis chromosome 2, rPodMur119.hap1.1, whole genome shotgun sequence genome:
- the DHRS7C gene encoding dehydrogenase/reductase SDR family member 7C, with protein sequence MGVLAVLILPLLVVGISGIVYIYRTVTHLMSKSAVRSKVVVITDALSGVGKECSRVFHTGGARLVLCGKHLDKLEALYDALNSVADPRATFTPKLVLLDLSDVNCIQDVAKEILDCYGCVDILINNASTKVKGTVQNISLEIDKKVMDANYFGPITLTKALIPNMISRRTGQVVLVNNIQGKVGVPFRGAYAASKHAALGFFDCLRAELQEFGVCVSTVTPSFIRASHVQPQASNWEASVWKFFFRKLANGVHPVEVADEILRTVSRKKQEVFMANPIAKAAVYIRTFFPELFFAVVAAGVKDKQKIEDEK encoded by the exons ATGGGTGTCCTAGCGGTGCTAATTCTCCCACTGCTGGTGGTTGGAATCAGCGGGATTGTATATATTTATCGGACAGTTACTCATCTGATGTCAAAATCTGCCGTGCGGAGTAAAGTCGTAGTGATCACTGATGCTCTCTCCGGTGTGGGCAAGG AATGCTCACGAGTATTTCACacaggtggagcaaggctagttCTGTGTGGTAAACACCTGGACAAGTTAGAAGCTCTCTATGATGCTTTAAACAGTGTGGCTGATCCTAGAGCA ACATTTACGCCAAAGCTTGTCCTTCTCGATCTGTCTGATGTAAACTGCATCCAAGATGTAGCTAAAGAAATCCTGGATTGCTACGGATGTGTGGATATACTTATCAACAATGCTAGCACAAAGGTGAAGGGAACAGTGCAGAACATATCACTGGAAATTGACAAAAAGGTTATGGATGCCAACTATTTTGGGCCTATAACGCTCACCAAAG CACTTATTCCCAACATGATCTCCAGAAGAACTGGGCAAGTTGTGCTAGTCAATAACATCCAGGGGAAAGTAGGAGTGCCTTTTCGGGGAGCCT ACGCTGCTTCCAAGCATGCTGCTCTGGGCTTCTTTGATTGCCTGAGGGCAGAACTGCAGGAATTTGGTGTTTGCGTCAGTACTGTGACTCCAAGTTTCATACGTGCATCCCATGTTCAACCACAGGCTAGCAACTGGGAAGCCTCCGTGTGGAAAT TCTTTTTCAGAAAACTGGCCAATGGTGTCCACCCTGTGGAGGTAGCGGATGAAATTCTCCGGacagtgagcaggaagaagcaaGAGGTGTTCATGGCAAATCCCATTGCAAAGGCAGCTGTTTACATTCGCACGTTCTTCCCAGAGTTGTTTTTTGCTGTTGTGGCTGCTGGAGTGAAAGACAAACAGAAAATAGAAGATGAAAAATGA